A stretch of the Gracilinanus agilis isolate LMUSP501 chromosome 4, AgileGrace, whole genome shotgun sequence genome encodes the following:
- the TAP1 gene encoding antigen peptide transporter 1: METYTWIAAALLLLPMDWALHLMLPQILLMLLPIGPSLLRVWGAGLGRWGMLWLGLRWTTSWEGANSNSWRAELGSLAAALGLALPGLASFKALGGREVPKGGGETRLLHWGSRLDAFALSYATALPAVILWHKFGNLWVPGGPLGSGSIMHRLLGFLGPKLRRFPLVMFFLLLSCLGEMAIPFFTGHLTDWILQDEAVATFTSNIAFMSIFTIASALLEFLGDGIYNHTMGQAHSNLQGQVFRAVLSQETDFFQQNQTGAITSRVTEDTATLSESLRDKLSLLLWYFFRGLCLLAFMLWGSLTLTLVTLIALPVLFFLPKKLGKWQQALAEQVQSSLAESSQVAVEALSAMPTVRSFANEEGEERRFAHQLQKTQKLNQKEALAYTFNMWATNLLGLLLKIQFTTAVEVLLSTIPNVQKAVGSSEKIFEYLDRIPQCPSSGPLAPSTLNGCVEFQDVFFAYPSRPDVLVLKGVTFTLHPGQVLGLVGPNGAGKSSVAALLQNLYQPTRGQLLLDGEPLPQYQHRYLHSQVVAVSQEPQLFGRSLYENIAYGLDQKPELEEIKEAAQKAGAHSFISQLPQGYYTDIGESGSQLSGGQRQAVALARALIRNPRVLILDDATSALDTDNQLWVEQLLYEAPRKTSQAVLLITQRLSFVEKADYVLFLEDGAIQESGTHRQLMEKRGRYWTMVETTGGNSAQE; the protein is encoded by the exons GCACTGCTACTGCTGCCGATGGACTGGGCACTTCACCTCATGCTGCCTCAGATTCTGCTTATGCTCTTGCCCATTGGGCCGTCCTTGCTCCGGGTCTGGGGGGCCGGTCTGGGTCGCTGGGGGATGTTATGGTTGGGGTTGCGTTGGACCACCAGCTGGGAAGGGGCCAACTCTAACAGCTGGAGGGCTGAGCTGGGGTCCCTAGCAGCGGCGCTGGGGTTGGCCCTGCCCGGGCTCGCCTCGTTCAAGGCtctaggagggagggaggttcCCAAGGGTGGAGGCGAGACCCGGCTGCTGCACTGGGGGAGCCGGCTAGACGCTTTCGCTCTCAGCTACGCAACGGCGCTGCCAGCGGTGATCCTATGGCACAAATTTGGAAACCTTTGGGTGCCAGGGGGTCCGCTGGGCTCTGGATCCATCATGCACCGGCTGCTAGGCTTCCTGGGTCCAAAACTGCGTCGCTTCCCGCTAGTGATGTTCTTCCTCCTATTGTCTTGCCTAG GAGAGATGGCTATCCCATTCTTCACTGGTCATCTCACAGACTGGATCCTGCAGGATGAAGCAGTTGCTACCTTCACAAGCAACATCGCCTTCATGTCGATATTCACCATAGCCAG TGCTTTGTTAGAGTTCTTGGGTGATGGAATTTATAATCACACAATGGGCCAAGCACACAGCAACCTGCAGGGACAAGTGTTCCGGGCTGTCCTGAGCCAAGAGACTGATTTTTTTCAACAGAACCAAACAG GTGCTATTACCTCTCGTGTGACAGAGGATACAGCTACGTTGAGTGAGTCCCTGAGAGATAAGCTAAGCTTGCTGCTGTGGTACTTTTTTAGAGGACTGTGTTTGCTGGCATTTATGCTCTGGGGGTCCCTGACTCTCACTCTGGTCACACTGATCGCTCTGCCAGTGCTCTTCTTCCTGCCCAAGAAGCTGGGAAAGTGGCAACAG GCACTAGCAGAACAAGTGCAATCATCCCTGGCAGAGTCAAGCCAGGTGGCTGTGGAGGCACTCTCTGCTATGCCCACAGTGAGAAGCTTTGCCAATGAAGAAGGAGAGGAACGGAGATTTGCCCATCAGCTCCAGAAGACACAGAAACTTAACCAGAAGGAGGCACTGGCCTATACTTTTAATATGTGGGCCACTAAC ctTTTAGGACTGCTGCTGAAG ATCCAGTTTACCACTGCTGTTGAG GTATTGCTCTCCACAATTCCCAATGTACAGAAGGCCGTGGGATCCTCAGAGAAGATCTTTGAGTACTTAGACCGGATACCCCAATGCCCTTCCAGTGGTCCCTTGGCACCCTCTACCCTGAATGGCTGTGTAGAGTTCCAAGATGTTTTCTTTGCTTACCCCAGCCGACCAGATGTCTTGGTCCTAAAG GGAGTCACATTCACTTTGCATCCTGGGCAAGTGCTAGGCCTAGTGGGGCCCAATGGAGCTGGAAAGAGCTCAGTGGCTGCTTTGCTGCAGAATCTGTATCAGCCTACAAGGGGGCAGCTGCTGCTGGATGGGGAGCCACTGCCCCAGTACCAGCACAGATACCTACACTCACAG GTGGTTGCAGTGTCACAAGAACCACAGCTGTTTGGAAGGAGTCTATATGAAAACATAGCCTATGGATTGGACCAGAAGCCAGAGCTGGAGGAGATCAAGGAGGCTGCCCAGAAGGCTGGAGCTCACAGTTTCATCTCTCAGTTGCCTCAGGGGTACTACACAG ATATAGGAGAATCTGGGAGCCAGCTGTCAGGTGGTCAGAGGCAGGCAGTGGCCCTGGCCCGGGCTCTCATTCGGAACCCCCGGGTCCTCATCTTAGATGATGCCACCAGTGCCCTGGACACAGACAACCAGTTATGG GTGGAGCAGCTCCTATATGAAGCCCCCAGGAAGACCTCTCAGGCAGTGCTCCTTATCACCCAGCGTCTCAGCTTTGTGGAAAAGGCTGACTATGTACTCTTCCTAGAGGATGGGGCTATTCAAGAGAGTGGGACCCATAGGCAACTCATGGAGAAGAGGGGTCGATATTGGACCATGGTGGAGACCACAGGTGGAAATTCAGCTCAGGAATAA
- the PSMB9 gene encoding proteasome subunit beta type-9: MGDHRSENCPGRKGALNRAGRMQACSFVGDLPAAGEVYTGTTIMAVEFDGGVVVGSDSRVSAGTAVVNRVFNKLAPLNKQIYCALSGSAADAQAIADMATYQLELHGMELEEPPLVLSAANVVRNISYKYREELSAHLMVAGWDQYLGGQVYGTLEGMLTRQPFAIGGSGSTYIYGYVDAAYKPGMSPEECRQFTIDAITLAMGRDGSSGGVIYLVTITAAGTKQEVIMGKELPQFYDE; the protein is encoded by the exons ATGGGTGATCACAGATCAGAAAACTGCCCTGGGCGCAAAGGAGCTCTGAACCGCGCTGGCAGGATGCAGGCGTGCTCTTTTGTTGGGGACCTTCCTGCAGCAGGAGAAGTCTATACCGGG ACAACAATAATGGCAGTGGAGTTTGATGGTGGTGTCGTGGTGGGTTCTGATTCTCGAGTTTCTGCAGG AACAGCTGTAGTGAACCGAGTGTTTAACAAGCTGGCTCCTCTGAACAAACAAATCTATTGTGCACTGTCTGGCTCAGCTGCTGATGCCCAGGCTATAGCTGACATGGCCACCTACCAGCTGGAACTTCATGG GATGGAGCTAGAAGAACCTCCCCTTGTTCTGTCTGCTGCAAATGTGGTGAGGAATATCTCTTATAAATACCGGGAAGAGCTTTCAGCCCATCTGATGGTGGCTGGCTGGGATCAATACCTCGGAGGCCAG GTGTATGGGACCTTAGAGGGGATGCTGACACGACAGCCTTTTGCCATAGGAGGCTCTGGGAGTACCTACATTTATGGCTACGTGGATGCAGCCTATAAACCTGGAATGTCCCCTGAGGAGTGCCGACAATTCACTATTGATG CTATTACTCTGGCCATGGGCAGGGATGGCTCCAGTGGAGGGGTCATTTATCTGGTCACTATCACAGCTGCTGGCACCAAACAAGAAGTCATCATGGGAAAGGAGCTACCTCAGTTCTACGATGAGTGA